One window of Thalassovita mediterranea genomic DNA carries:
- a CDS encoding divalent metal cation transporter — translation MKLSFGPGALVAAAFIGPGTVTACTVAGASFGHALVWALVFATLATIVLQDMAARLGAGARRGLGEALMASVSGPIGKAGAAILVLLAIGVGNAAYEGGNLAGGVMGLEALLGEGTRRLLVAGLAIIAAGVLLIGAYKPIERILIGLVLVMSLAFIISAILVRPDLSTFAAGLVPSIPNGAQLTAVALIGTTIVPYNLFLHAAAARNHWTDASKLSEARRDSAISIGLGGLVSILILSTAAGSLFVAGMEVSNARDMAIALEPAFGPAARYLVGIGLFAAGLTSAITAPMATAYAITEMFPAKSESGQTGRFRAIALTIVAIGAAISLLGIDAVSLIVTAQAANGLLLPIIAVFLLYVMNRKALLGDSVNGLAANIAGGLVILITLMIGLRGIWRALSTVLGA, via the coding sequence ATGAAACTATCCTTCGGACCTGGCGCACTTGTCGCCGCCGCCTTTATCGGGCCGGGCACGGTCACTGCCTGCACTGTGGCCGGGGCGAGTTTTGGGCACGCGCTTGTCTGGGCGCTGGTCTTTGCGACGCTTGCGACCATTGTGCTGCAGGACATGGCGGCGCGGCTTGGCGCGGGCGCACGGCGTGGTCTTGGCGAAGCGCTGATGGCCAGCGTTAGCGGCCCCATCGGCAAGGCGGGCGCGGCGATTCTGGTCCTGCTCGCAATCGGTGTCGGCAATGCGGCCTATGAAGGCGGCAACCTTGCTGGCGGCGTCATGGGGCTGGAAGCGCTGCTTGGTGAGGGCACGCGGCGGCTTCTGGTGGCAGGTCTCGCCATCATCGCGGCGGGGGTTCTGCTGATCGGTGCCTACAAGCCGATCGAGCGCATCCTGATCGGGCTCGTCCTCGTGATGAGTCTCGCCTTCATCATCTCTGCCATTCTCGTGCGCCCGGATTTATCGACATTTGCGGCAGGTCTCGTGCCATCAATACCTAACGGTGCGCAGCTCACAGCCGTCGCGCTGATCGGCACGACGATCGTGCCTTACAATCTGTTCCTGCATGCTGCGGCGGCGCGAAACCACTGGACGGATGCCAGCAAGCTCAGCGAAGCGCGGCGCGATTCTGCCATCTCTATCGGGCTCGGCGGGCTTGTCTCCATCCTGATCCTGTCGACGGCCGCGGGCAGCCTCTTCGTGGCGGGCATGGAGGTCAGCAATGCGCGTGATATGGCGATCGCGCTGGAACCGGCCTTTGGGCCCGCAGCGCGCTATCTTGTCGGCATCGGTCTCTTCGCAGCGGGCCTTACCTCAGCCATCACCGCGCCAATGGCGACCGCCTATGCGATCACTGAGATGTTTCCGGCCAAATCGGAAAGCGGACAAACCGGACGCTTCCGCGCCATCGCCCTCACCATCGTCGCAATCGGCGCGGCCATCTCGCTGCTTGGGATCGATGCGGTTTCCCTTATTGTCACCGCGCAGGCAGCCAACGGGCTACTCCTGCCGATTATCGCAGTCTTTCTCCTCTATGTGATGAACCGCAAGGCCCTGCTTGGCGACAGCGTGAACGGGCTCGCCGCCAATATTGCGGGCGGACTGGTCATCCTGATCACGCTCATGATCGGCCTTCGCGGTATCTGGAGAGCCCTCAGCACGGTGCTTGGCGCATGA
- a CDS encoding hydantoinase B/oxoprolinase family protein — MSGWQFWIDRGGTFTDIVARTPEGRYELLKLLSENPGAYEDAAIEGIRRSLNAPEGQPLPFHEIDQVRMGTTVATNALLERKGAPTLFVVNEGFGDLLIIGRQSRPRLFDLDIQRPAPLNDGVLEVAARIDLDGELLQPLDEKSVAKALLDARQRGLETCAISLLHAWKHPELEKQVGALARQAGFETVTLSHEADPLAGYVARSATAVADAYLTPVLQRYVDQVASRLGDTSLHFMQSNGGLMEASRFRGRDAVLSGPAGGVVGAAKTAALLGHDRIIGFDMGGTSTDISVYDGQFERVTETEVAGAPLRVPMMDIHTVAAGGGSVLRFDQGQLQAGPQSAGANPGPAAYRRGGPLTVTDANILLGRIQPSAFPPVFGPEQDQPLDLDAVRTGFDQMAREVEAETGLSRSAEELAAGFLQIAVANMARAIRKVTLEKGRDPADFALQAFGGAGGQHACLVADELDIQTVIIHPLAGVLSALGIGLSDEIDIARASVEEALNDQSLKRAHSRIDSLKDQQRVRLGSGKLSWTVSAAIRYAGTDTSLPVEFGELGAMREAFETLHETRFGFRTARREMVLESLTCEARRPAPAFENAPPAASGAPDKSNTVKLWSRGEEVEAPMIARAALSPGREIQGPALITEETGTTVIDAGWSATVASGGEIIMQRSGAARRELVEATDTPDPVLLSLFNNMFMAIAERMGAVLRDTATSVNIKERLDFSCAVFDEQGRLLANAPHMPVHLGAMGESVRTVLKSRGASLKPGDMICLNNPFNGGTHLPDITVIAPVFDKGGQDIRFFVANRGHHADIGGLTPGSTPARATKLEEEGVVIDDFLLLSEGEFREDALRQMLSDAPWPARKPDQNVADLRAQMAANIAGAKDLLAMIERYGREGVASYAGHVLDNAEESVRRVIDRLSDGEMQITMDDGLPLCVSIKVNRQARSARIDFTGTGPQRPGNFNAPPVVCRSAVLYAFRCLVADELPLNEGCMRPLELVIPEGSFLSPSHGAAVVAGNTEVSQAVCNVLFGAMGVSAAAQGTMNNLLFGNDDYQYYETICGGSGAGPGFDGTSGVHTHMTNTRITDPEIMEMTYPLRLERFSLRRGSGGNGERTGGDGVVRTIRALSETVCTLVSSSRQTAPFGLEGGGDASCGRQWIVRADGRREPIDGIVTEDMHAGDTITIETPGGGGFGRLKQN; from the coding sequence ATGAGTGGCTGGCAGTTCTGGATTGATCGGGGCGGCACGTTTACCGACATCGTCGCCCGCACACCCGAGGGGCGCTATGAGCTTCTGAAGCTGCTCAGCGAGAACCCCGGCGCCTATGAAGATGCGGCCATCGAGGGCATCCGGCGGTCCCTCAATGCGCCGGAAGGACAGCCGCTGCCCTTCCATGAGATCGATCAGGTGCGCATGGGCACCACGGTTGCCACCAATGCTCTGCTAGAGCGGAAAGGCGCGCCGACCCTCTTTGTCGTGAATGAAGGCTTCGGCGACCTGCTGATCATCGGGCGCCAGTCGAGACCGCGTCTGTTCGACCTCGATATCCAGCGCCCTGCCCCGCTCAATGACGGCGTCCTTGAAGTTGCCGCTCGCATCGACCTCGATGGAGAACTCCTGCAGCCTCTGGATGAAAAGAGCGTCGCAAAAGCCCTGTTGGACGCACGCCAGCGCGGCCTCGAAACCTGCGCGATTTCTCTGCTCCATGCGTGGAAACACCCAGAGCTTGAAAAGCAGGTCGGCGCGCTCGCCCGGCAGGCCGGCTTCGAGACGGTGACGCTCAGCCATGAAGCCGACCCGCTGGCGGGCTATGTCGCGCGCTCTGCCACCGCCGTGGCTGACGCTTACCTCACCCCGGTCCTGCAGCGTTATGTCGATCAGGTCGCCAGCCGTCTTGGCGACACATCGCTTCACTTCATGCAGTCGAATGGCGGCCTGATGGAAGCGAGCCGCTTCCGGGGGCGCGATGCGGTCCTCTCAGGCCCCGCTGGCGGCGTCGTTGGCGCGGCAAAGACCGCCGCTCTGCTCGGCCATGACCGGATCATCGGCTTCGATATGGGCGGCACTTCGACCGATATCTCTGTCTATGATGGGCAGTTTGAGCGCGTCACCGAAACCGAAGTTGCCGGTGCGCCGCTGCGCGTTCCCATGATGGACATTCACACCGTTGCCGCAGGTGGTGGATCGGTCCTTCGCTTCGATCAGGGCCAGCTGCAGGCAGGCCCGCAAAGCGCTGGCGCAAATCCTGGGCCTGCCGCCTACAGGCGCGGCGGCCCGCTGACCGTCACCGATGCAAACATCCTGCTTGGCCGGATCCAGCCAAGCGCATTTCCGCCCGTCTTCGGGCCAGAGCAGGATCAGCCGCTCGACCTCGATGCGGTGCGCACCGGCTTCGATCAGATGGCGCGTGAGGTTGAGGCTGAGACGGGGCTCTCCCGGTCCGCGGAAGAACTCGCAGCCGGTTTCCTCCAGATCGCGGTCGCAAACATGGCTCGCGCCATTCGCAAGGTAACGCTGGAAAAAGGCCGCGACCCAGCCGACTTCGCGCTGCAGGCTTTCGGCGGGGCTGGCGGCCAGCACGCCTGTCTCGTTGCTGATGAGCTCGACATACAGACTGTCATCATCCACCCGCTGGCAGGTGTTCTGTCGGCGCTTGGCATCGGCCTGTCCGATGAAATTGATATTGCGCGGGCCTCAGTCGAAGAAGCGCTCAATGACCAGTCGCTCAAGCGCGCCCATTCGCGGATCGATAGCCTAAAAGACCAGCAGCGCGTAAGACTTGGCTCTGGCAAGCTTTCATGGACCGTCAGCGCAGCGATCCGCTATGCCGGAACCGATACGAGCCTGCCTGTTGAGTTTGGCGAGTTGGGCGCGATGAGAGAGGCGTTCGAGACGCTTCACGAGACACGCTTCGGGTTTCGGACCGCTAGGCGCGAAATGGTCCTTGAATCCCTCACCTGCGAAGCGCGCCGCCCCGCCCCCGCATTTGAAAACGCGCCGCCAGCAGCGAGTGGCGCGCCCGACAAGTCGAACACAGTCAAACTCTGGAGCCGCGGCGAGGAGGTGGAGGCGCCGATGATCGCGCGTGCCGCCCTGTCACCCGGCCGGGAGATCCAAGGCCCTGCCCTCATCACTGAAGAAACCGGCACGACTGTCATCGACGCTGGCTGGTCGGCAACTGTCGCATCGGGCGGCGAAATCATCATGCAGCGGAGCGGCGCCGCACGGCGAGAGCTGGTTGAGGCCACGGACACGCCGGACCCGGTGCTCCTGTCCTTGTTCAACAACATGTTCATGGCGATTGCAGAGCGGATGGGCGCGGTGCTGCGCGACACAGCGACCAGCGTGAACATCAAGGAGCGGCTGGACTTCTCATGCGCGGTCTTTGACGAGCAGGGCCGCCTCCTCGCCAACGCGCCTCATATGCCGGTTCACCTGGGCGCGATGGGCGAAAGCGTCCGGACCGTCCTCAAAAGCCGCGGCGCGAGTTTGAAGCCGGGCGACATGATTTGCCTCAACAATCCGTTCAATGGCGGCACGCACCTGCCCGACATTACCGTCATCGCGCCCGTGTTCGACAAGGGTGGACAGGACATTCGCTTCTTTGTCGCCAATCGCGGACATCACGCTGACATTGGCGGGCTGACCCCCGGCTCGACCCCGGCACGCGCTACGAAACTGGAGGAAGAAGGCGTCGTCATCGACGATTTCCTGCTGCTGAGCGAAGGCGAGTTCCGCGAAGATGCCCTGCGCCAGATGCTCAGTGATGCGCCGTGGCCCGCCCGCAAACCGGATCAGAATGTCGCCGACCTCCGCGCCCAGATGGCCGCCAATATCGCTGGCGCGAAGGACCTGCTCGCCATGATCGAGCGGTATGGCCGCGAAGGCGTCGCCTCTTATGCGGGACACGTTCTCGACAATGCCGAGGAGAGCGTGCGCCGGGTTATCGACCGGCTGAGCGATGGCGAGATGCAGATCACGATGGATGATGGCCTGCCGCTCTGCGTCTCGATCAAAGTCAACAGGCAGGCCCGGTCAGCGAGAATCGATTTTACAGGCACAGGCCCGCAACGTCCTGGCAACTTCAACGCCCCGCCCGTGGTTTGCCGCTCTGCCGTGCTCTACGCGTTCCGCTGTCTCGTGGCAGATGAATTGCCGCTCAATGAGGGCTGCATGCGGCCGCTGGAGCTGGTGATACCGGAAGGGTCTTTCCTGTCTCCCTCGCATGGCGCGGCCGTCGTGGCAGGCAATACTGAAGTCAGCCAGGCGGTCTGCAATGTATTGTTCGGCGCCATGGGCGTCAGCGCGGCGGCGCAAGGCACGATGAACAATCTGCTCTTCGGCAATGATGACTACCAATATTACGAGACGATCTGCGGCGGCAGCGGTGCAGGCCCCGGCTTTGACGGCACATCCGGCGTGCATACGCACATGACGAATACCCGCATCACCGATCCGGAAATCATGGAGATGACCTACCCGCTGCGCCTTGAGCGCTTTTCGTTGCGTCGCGGCTCCGGCGGAAATGGCGAACGCACTGGCGGCGACGGCGTCGTGCGTACCATTCGCGCGCTGTCGGAGACAGTCTGCACGCTCGTCTCTTCGTCGCGCCAGACCGCGCCTTTCGGCCTCGAAGGGGGCGGGGATGCAAGCTGCGGACGCCAATGGATCGTGCGGGCCGACGGTCGGCGCGAGCCTATTGATGGCATCGTCACTGAAGACATGCACGCCGGCGATACGATCACGATCGAGACACCGGGCGGCGGCGGCTTTGGCCGCCTCAAGCAGAATTGA
- a CDS encoding SDR family oxidoreductase — MADLASRLFDFTGKTVLVTGGSRGLGYQMVKAFAEQGADTIIVSRKLDACEKVAEEVRGLGRKALALSAHCGKWEEIDPMIEKAYEAFGKIDILINNAGMSPRVPSHEVEESLFDSVLNLNFKGPFRIGAKIGKRMADGDGGSIINISSTGALMPLPQVVPYSGAKAALNAMTVSFAREYGPKVRVNTISAGPFLTDISKAWPEEMRQSADNALGRPGEPEEIVTAALCLASDASSFTTGTILRVDGGS, encoded by the coding sequence ATGGCAGACCTCGCAAGCAGGTTATTCGATTTTACCGGCAAAACGGTTCTGGTGACCGGCGGCAGCCGCGGGCTTGGCTACCAGATGGTGAAAGCGTTTGCCGAACAGGGCGCCGATACGATCATCGTCAGCCGCAAGCTCGATGCGTGTGAAAAGGTCGCCGAGGAGGTCCGCGGTCTCGGACGCAAGGCTCTGGCCCTGAGCGCCCATTGCGGCAAATGGGAAGAGATCGATCCCATGATCGAAAAGGCCTATGAGGCATTCGGCAAAATTGACATCCTCATCAACAATGCGGGCATGAGCCCGCGCGTGCCGAGCCACGAGGTCGAGGAAAGCCTGTTCGACAGCGTGCTGAACCTCAACTTCAAGGGCCCGTTCCGGATCGGCGCGAAGATCGGAAAGCGCATGGCGGACGGCGATGGCGGTTCAATCATCAACATCTCCTCGACCGGCGCGCTCATGCCGCTGCCGCAAGTTGTCCCCTATAGCGGGGCGAAGGCCGCGCTGAACGCGATGACGGTCTCCTTTGCCCGCGAATACGGGCCGAAGGTGCGCGTGAATACAATCTCTGCCGGCCCGTTCCTGACCGACATTTCGAAGGCGTGGCCCGAAGAGATGCGCCAGTCGGCTGACAATGCGCTTGGCCGTCCCGGCGAGCCGGAAGAGATCGTCACCGCCGCGCTTTGCCTGGCAAGCGATGCGTCGAGCTTCACGACGGGGACGATCCTGCGCGTCGACGGCGGCAGCTAG
- a CDS encoding (2Fe-2S)-binding protein produces the protein MAELKVNGQTVSVDAEENTPLLWVLREHLGLTGAKYGCGIAQCGTCTIHIDGQPVRSCTYPVGALSGEEEITTIEGLSEDGSHPVQQAWVELDIPQCGYCQPGMIMAVAGLLNNTPDPTDEDIDAQVTNICRCGTLARVRKGIHLAKTKKA, from the coding sequence ATGGCAGAACTCAAGGTCAACGGGCAAACCGTAAGCGTCGACGCAGAAGAGAACACACCGCTTCTCTGGGTGCTGCGTGAACATCTGGGGCTGACTGGCGCCAAATATGGATGCGGTATCGCCCAGTGCGGCACCTGCACGATCCACATTGATGGCCAGCCTGTCCGCTCCTGTACCTACCCGGTCGGGGCGCTCTCGGGCGAAGAAGAAATCACCACGATTGAGGGCCTGTCCGAAGATGGCAGCCACCCTGTGCAGCAGGCATGGGTCGAATTGGACATTCCTCAGTGCGGTTACTGCCAGCCCGGCATGATCATGGCGGTCGCAGGCCTCCTCAATAACACGCCGGACCCGACCGATGAGGACATCGACGCGCAGGTCACGAATATCTGCCGCTGCGGGACGCTCGCACGGGTGCGCAAGGGCATCCACCTCGCCAAGACGAAAAAAGCCTGA